One genomic segment of Mesoterricola silvestris includes these proteins:
- a CDS encoding dienelactone hydrolase family protein, which translates to MRRSPLFLALAALPVLAGQPLLYQDGATRLSGYLAKPTSLKGKAPGIIVIHQWMGLTDHERRTADDLAKLGYVALAADIFGEGAAPRDTREAGVLAGKYKGDRALYRRRIQAALDTLKAQASVDPGRLAVIGFCFGGTGALEAARAGMPVRGVVSFHGGLDIPADRPVEPIAAKVLVCHGADDPFVPAKDVAAFHEEMRKAKADYTFIAYGGAVHAFTQKEAGNDPSKGAAYQELAARRSWQHMKVFFSELFDRP; encoded by the coding sequence ATGCGCAGATCCCCCCTGTTCCTTGCCCTGGCCGCCCTGCCCGTGCTGGCGGGCCAGCCTCTCCTCTACCAGGACGGCGCCACCCGTCTGTCGGGTTACCTGGCGAAGCCCACTTCCCTGAAGGGCAAGGCGCCCGGCATCATCGTCATCCACCAATGGATGGGCCTCACGGACCACGAGCGCCGCACCGCCGACGACCTGGCCAAGCTGGGCTACGTGGCCCTGGCGGCGGATATCTTCGGGGAGGGGGCCGCGCCCAGGGATACCCGGGAGGCGGGGGTCCTGGCCGGGAAGTACAAGGGGGACCGCGCGCTCTACCGGCGCCGGATCCAGGCCGCCCTGGACACCCTGAAGGCCCAGGCGTCCGTGGACCCCGGGCGGCTTGCGGTCATCGGCTTCTGCTTCGGGGGCACCGGCGCCCTGGAGGCCGCCCGCGCCGGGATGCCCGTGAGGGGCGTCGTGTCCTTCCACGGGGGCCTGGACATCCCCGCCGACCGCCCCGTGGAGCCCATCGCGGCCAAGGTCCTGGTGTGCCACGGCGCCGACGACCCCTTCGTGCCGGCCAAGGACGTGGCGGCCTTCCACGAGGAGATGCGCAAGGCCAAGGCGGACTACACCTTCATCGCCTACGGCGGGGCCGTCCACGCCTTCACCCAGAAGGAGGCCGGAAACGACCCGTCCAAGGGAGCGGCCTACCAGGAGCTGGCGGCCCGGCGAAGCTGGCAGCATATGAAGGTCTTTTTTAGTGAGTTGTTCGACCGTCCTTGA